The Etheostoma spectabile isolate EspeVRDwgs_2016 chromosome 9, UIUC_Espe_1.0, whole genome shotgun sequence DNA segment TGGCCGCACCCCGTTTAGAGTTTCACAAGTATTATGAAATTAtatggtgtttgtttgtgtgtctgtctgtgtaacTTTCATACTATATGGCATATCCAGGGGctctcaggtgtgtgtgcgtgtttgtgtgtgtgtgcacgtgtgtgtgtgtgtgtgtgtgcgcatatgTGCGCATAGTTGCGTACGTATGTGTGGCATGCAAGATATATTGTCTCAATATTGTAActgcaatgtactgtatgaaaAGTGTCGCAATAACTAtgcaatatttagtttattttgttgaGCGCTGCGTCCCACACGTTGGCTGTGTGAtttagttgtgtttgatttagagACCACTTGAAGTAATGATCATGTTTACCATGTACCGTGCCACTTACCCGCTAGTGAACGTCAGAGCACAGGTCCACTATGTGACAAACTTTATGGAGCGTACCACATGTTTGCATTTTATGACAGAGTGACAGTGTAAGTGAAGAAATAGATAGAGACAACAAAACGGAACAAATCactgaagagaaagaaaagttgtgttctgttctctttatttattaattttatactgtccaaccagtaaaacatgtcttgTTCTGTTgacatggtccttatttatttattcagtccAATAAGACAGTGGtaataaaccttgtgttgtaagaaaacttgtttaatttgttatgaatctattttgatgcgttttcctgttatgtttaaaatattgaaagtaataccgatattgcaatattcataatcaatattgcaatatcacattttgttacATATCCTGCaaccctagtgtgtgtgtgcgtgtgtgttgttgaaGGAGTGAATTTTTCTAGACAATGGTGTTTGCACAAGAACAAAGCGTATAGTTGGAAAAGACAGTGTGCTGAGTGGTTTTGAGATCACCAGATTATACTTAATGACCCATAAGCATGTGGCTCTAATAAAGCTAAGTGGATCATTGGGTCTGTGCAAACACACTGAGCAGCTGCTGATgggtgtgagtatgtgtgtgtgtgtgtgtgtttgcgtgggcgtgggcgtgtgcgtgtgcgtgtgtgtgcgtgtgcgtcttGTCTGTATTTGTAAGGCTATTGAAGCGTGAATAGTCATTAAAAAGAGTCTCAGTGATTTAGATATTCTGTATTATAAAGTTGGAAATGTCTCACATCTCCCATctttttaatatacagtacattcttgattttttttcctataTATCGAAACtctatgttatatatatatatatatatatatatatatatatatatatatatatagagagagagagagagagagagagagagtatatTATAATACTATCTATGActagcattgttcaaccatgTCCATTCACTATATTTGCAATCTGCCTCTCTATACATTGTTACTGGGGGTCCTTTTCGATGCGTGTGTATCCAAAAGATGCATGCATATACTGGGCGAGTTGCGGAAAGTGCATGCTAGTGTAATGCAGTCATAAATTCTGTATTAGCACTTTGGACATctcgtttagtttttttattaaagcaagATTCAAGGAATGTTGGTAATCTTGTTTTCAACACAAGGCTACATCTTTACAACACTGGGTCAAGTTTGTTTATATCCAACTAGATTGTATTTTTTAGCAACATGATTCAGTATGATTTTTACTTCTACTAAGTACCAGCATTGTTCCTGTTAAATTTGTAAATCTAAGTCAGTAATCTGAGTGCTTTAACACCCAGCAGCACTATGGCCTGCTGTGTTTCACACTCCTCAGTTGCTCCACACCACAGTGCAGCAGTGGACCTTTGCCATCATTCAGTAGAATTATGCTTTAGCTGCTTAAGTTTCCGAAATTAATTCTCAAGAACGGTTTCTGTTTGAATGAGTTCAAACCTCCAGACTCTTGTTGACAAGAGAACATGCAGCTGACAACAGCAGATACGCTGCTTCAGCCTCGGCCGAGACAGGGAGTCTTTGGCTAACGCTGCACCTTTAcaataatgtgtttgtgtgtgcacttcGCGGCTGTTGTGTAGAGCAGAAGGCGTGTGTATGTAGATATGTGGTTGAATGAATATATAGGATGACAGTAGAGAACGgtcctgctgtgtgtttgtctcactTCATCAGTGTTGCAAGCGACTCCTGAGGCTCCTCAGAACCGaccttgtgcgtgtgtgcgtgcgtgtgtgtatacagtatgtgcttttTCCACTATGTCAACCAGTGCAGCTTTTGTTCCATTGTGGTAATGGTTTGGGAATGTCAGCCATGATAGATACATTTCCAAATTACACACACGTGGATGTGGTCATCCAGTAGATAGCTCAGCAGCTGTAAATACACAACTCCATAGCGCTActactggtaaaaaaaaaaaaactccacaggTAACTTTTAATTGTGTTCACTGTAAACCAAACAGGGAAACCACTTAAAttgctttctgtctctctctgcagtgaACAGGCTGGACAAGGCGCTACAGTGTGCTCTGACCTACCTGTTATTCCACAAGGGAGAGGAGTCCATGTTAGACAACGTGGATTACTACAGAGAGGTGCTGGCACATGATGGTGAGCCAAGAGAGGTGAGGATCTGCTGTTCTCCTGGGgaaatacaagaaatacaaGCTTGTTCTCCTCTGAGATTTAAATGTAGTTGGTGGAATAGTTAGTTGAACTTAATTAAGGGTAGTATAGTCTTTAGGAAGTTCAACATTATGCTTTTGAATCATAGGTAATGTAGGGAAGGAGACGGGAGAGGAAAAGTGGAGATATGAGGGAAAAGGAGGAGACAAGAGGCTGCAGGCTGTTTGCTGTATTTCTTGGATGAACTTGCTTCTCGCCACTTGGCAGCTATTGCCTCTTAAAGTTTGTTTTTCACTTGTATATGTTCTCCGTCCAGCTGGAAGTATTAAGCAAATTTTGCTACGTCAATGTGTTTACAACAACATATTTCTTCCTCTGGGCATGTTCCTTATTATTTCCTTGCACCCTGGTATTCACAACATTCTGAATGATTAAAGGTTGAATAAATGCCGCTAGAGCAAATTAAATTAGTTAAGTCTGGCTGCCCATCAGCCACTGTAGCATCAATAATTTCTTCTTATTCCTAAAACTCTGATCAGCTGCTATGAAAAGTCAAGCAGTGCCTTGTTAAATTCTCAataacaaaacctttttttcctaGAAAGCCTGGTACTCATTATAGCCAGCGAGGCTCTCAGAAGGACTATGTTAATGTACAAGTGTGTGTTGCTGACATCACGTATGTATGTAAGAGATAATGAAATGGCAACGTGTTGCAGCTCATACTTATGTTTTTCTACTCATAGCTTACATTTTTCTAGCAGCCAAGTCTTTCCAGTACTGTCAGTACAGTCGTTGGCCCACAGATTGCCTCTCCTCTCTGCGTCCAATGGCCTCTGGGACCTCATTTAACAGAGCCCTAGATCTCAGTGCCAGACCTGAACTGCCTCCCTGCCAAAGAATCATGCCTTTCAGGAATGGTGGAGGAGACGGAAGAGTCATGTCAGAGTGCCCACAAAAGTCTCTGGAACAATTTGGGGGCTGTTTATATTCGGAATGCTGGAAAAGAGGGCTCTTTTTACTGGATGCTATTGGATTCTATTGGAAGTTTCATAATTCTCATCATCATGGCCTTTACTTCAACATTCTCTCCCCTTCTCACACATAATCCAAAATACTCACACCCATGCTGTACTCATTGTTGCTTTATGATCTTGTGAAAAAGCTGATTTTTGCTTCAATTCAAGTTTTTACTTCAGGCAGGAAACTGTAGTAAAACTGTCCCTCTGAGAGGACAAAAAGAGAGACGCCATCACACTCCATTAGTCGTGCCACTGAGGCGAGGGAAAGAGAAACTCATGCTGGTTCACTTTGTTTGGGGTGTAAGGGTGAGGACAATAGTATACTGTCACTCAAAGAGTTTGGAAATGTTATGGTGATGAGCTTTGACGAATGAAAGGTCAATATTAAACCATCAATAATTGTGTCTCTACTGTAACTGTGAGCATGTAAACAATGCAGTGATTAAAAAGACAATTCTCTCAGCTAACAAATTGGCatactgttaaataaataatgtatttctcTACCTTTCCTTAAGTTATTTTCCTACTTTACGTACTGTATGTTAAGGACAAAAGTACGTGTTTACATTTACCTTAATGACTCAGGAAACTGTTGGCCTTAAAatggtggtgtgtttgtgttctcagGAAGCTGCATGGTACCTGCGGAGGCACAAACAGGAACTGGAGCTCCTTCTGATTGGTAGCAAAACCATGGGTGTGGAATTTACAGAGGGGGTGAGTTAACAGAATATCCCAAATTATCCCAAATCTTGTCCATTTTCATGTGCCACTACAAACTCAAAGCAGACTGCTAGTATTCTTTGAAAGAGCAGCAGTGCCTTTTAATTCCCAGTTTTGCCCAGAATGGAAAAGATACTGTAATTTAACGGGCGGTTATCCGTAAGCCAGTCCACATGTGTCTGATGCAGAGCAGATCTCCTGCTGGGTGTGTAAACACATTAATGTGCCCCTGCTGCCTTGCTGACTCAAAGCAGGGTAACAGGTGTCTGGCATGGCCACCACACACTACTGTCTTCTCAGCCAACAGTGACACCTGCTGGCCACTTTGACACATCACATTCAACACTTCTTTGTAAACTACATACGTAGTTCTATGGAACTACATATGAATAACCTAAATCATCAGTCAAATCAGTCCCATTGttatttatctgtttgtttaCTACCTGGTACCCGAGCTTTAAAAAGTAAGAACATGTGCAGGTtacatatttgtcttttttgcagAATTACTGGAGCAGCACAGGTGGAAGAGAGGACTCAAACAGGTAAAGAGATCTTTGCATGGGTAGTGTTGTATATATTACAGTAGAGTTTGTCTTCTCATTACCTGGGACGTTTTCTTCTGTAGTAGCAAAAGCCGCATATACAGATATATAGTagcctatataaaaaaaaatgcatagtGGCTATatctgtattattgtaataacaATGGATCATTACTACTACTAAGTGTAGTGTGAAAAGGGTCCACCCTACACTGCAGTTTGGCTCCACTCTTTAGAGATTCATTGCTTATTTCAGCTTGTTGTTTTCaacttttctgtttgttttgttcactCTCACTGCTCTGTTGTGTTTGGCCACAGTTGTTTTCAGCTAAAAAGCTCTAAAACCCAAATGTATGCTACCTACTCAGCActaacagcagacagacacagttaacAACTAATTGgggaacatagtggagcattgaGCAGCTAAACACCCATATATTTTCCTCAGGAGTTaatagaaacagaaacaaacctAAAGAAGAATGAATGTTGGATGGACGTGCATTGggtggccagaaacacgacTCTAAATGAATGATATTGTTCTTATATGCTGAACGTGTAAATAGGCAACTGTGTGCTGACAAGTTCACTATGTCAACTGAATATGTCTGCTTGTTTCTGCTGTACCCAAAGTTTAAAATCAGAATTTTGACCCCCTAATGACAAAATACGTCCTCTATTCTGTGTTCTTCCAGGATTCCTTCTGGTACAGATGGCTGGATGGAGTACGTTCCCATTTCAGAAAAGAACGTCGCTCTCGCTGCTCCACAGCGTCTCAAAGAAGGTAAACCTGAGTTGAAGCGGAACCGCCAAGAGAAAGTCATTAGCGTTCAGTGTTCACCACGGCTTAGAGATTTCAGGTTGCATTCTTTAAATGCTGTTCTGGGATCTGTGTAGGTGGCCCCTTGGTGTATGACAGCGTGCAGCTGGTGCAGAACTCTGCAGCCTTGAACGGGACCCAGCGGGTGCTGCTGGATCATGTCATATCTGAGGAGGAGTGTTTAGACCTCAGACACCTGGCACATGTAAGGACATTACACAACGCtgataaaaaaacttttaaatctTAACTTTTATAGATTAATTCTGGCGGTTCTTCTTGTCTTCCAGGCCGTCACCATGGCAGGAGACGGTTACAGAGGGAGAATGTCTCCACACACTCCCAATGAGAAGTTTGAAGGAGCCACTGTACTTAAAACCCTGCAGGTACACTCACCACTGGGCATAAACACATGATTGCATGACTCATCTGCCCAATAGTTGTCAAGGTTGTAAGAAACTGGCATATTGTCTGACCAGCTGATCAGAATGATCTCATCAGTAGCTTTATCACATATAGCACTCAATGAAATATGCCACCTTAGCTGTATAGTGTCTGTCTTAATTTATTGTTTGACTCTACGTGTTATTACAGTCTCCCTTTTGTTATTTCTTCCATGCAGTTTGGCTATGAGGGCAGAGTGCCTATGAGGAGCGCTCGCCTGTTCTACGACATCAGCGAGCGAGCTAGACGGGTTATCGAGTCTTACTTCCTGCTCAACTCCACCCTGCACTTCTCTTACACACACTTGGTGTGCCGGACAGCCATCACAGGTCACTCACACATATAGTCATACTTTACttgacacagaacacacacgTTTGCTGCCATTTGAGGTTCTTGAGAATAAGTCTAGGAGATTTAATAAATGCTCCTGCCATCCTTAATGGTTCACTCACTGTATGGTGgtagatttaaaaatgaaaaagacccaggaagaaaaaaaatgtatctagaaaaactatttatatttatcgatatgtatttctgctttttgtgtgttggttgtCCGTTCACAGGACAGCAAGATCACAGGAATGACCTGAGCCATCCCATCCATGCTGACAACTGTCTGCTGGACCCCGAGGCCAATGAGTGCTGGAAGGAACCACCAGCATATACATACAGAGACTACAGGTACGATTCATTAAAAGTCCTTTGCTGCAGCTGTATTACACAGTGACACATTAATAATGGTCACTATCATCTGTAATTCAATGTTGACTGTCCTGATATATactttaatttctttatttccaGTGCACTGTTATATCTAAATGGAGATTTTGAAGGAGGGGAGTTCATATTCACAGAAATGGATGCCAAAACAGTCACGGTGAGATGGTTTCTCCTAAAATGTGAGATTTACTTCCCACAGGGGACGCCCGCACGTTTCTGCaggttatttatttagttactcAAGCTAATAATCATAATGTATAGTTAAATTAAAACCTAAACAAAACTGAGCTTTTTTGTTGAGGAATAGAGAAAGAGACTGCTAGTATTCTCCCACCATTTAGCCAGTCTCTTTTTTAACATATACTAGTTAGAGGAGGATATATGAGGGATAAGGAAAGTTATATGATGTTTAAATAATATATCAAAAGGGTGGAATCATTTCAGGCTAATCTTGTCCTGCTCTCTTCAAGACACAAGCATTGTACTTTACATCAAATGGGTAAAAAGAACAAACCAAATATAAACAGTGCTCATAAAAAGTGTTTATGATCAACTTTGATGATTGGGATTACACTTTAGGACCCTCCAGCAGGACAAATGTCTGCTTTAACAACCAAGCTGAACGCCATTAAGACACTGAAGTGTTGGCCTTACTAAAATAAACAGATAATGGTGATTTTTGACCTCACCTCTGTTCCTGCTCTGTCTCCTTCATTGTCTTCAGGCATCAGTAAAGCCCACGTGTGGCAGGATGGTGGGTTTCTCCTCAGGAGGGGAGAATCCCCACGGTGTGAAGGCCGTCACCAGCGGGCAGAGGTGTGCTGTTGCTCTGTGGTTCACTCTAGACCCACTCTTCAGAGAACTGGTAAACTAATGTTTCAGTTAAATAACTACTCATGGGCAGTAATAAAAACTATTCATAGGGCAATAAGCCCTTGGCTTCTAGGTCCAAATCTTGGCTCCAATTTTGGCAGAGGTTATTGCGAATATATAAGattacattttgtacagacatgttaccctcaggatgaattgtagtAACGttgtgatcctctgacttttcatctagccaCATCATCAGGTTAAATTGAATATAGGTCAAACTTGACATTCCAATCAGCCTCGCTTGCACTTGGGGTTAAGTGCTAATTATGTTACCATGCTAACACGCTTAACTGAGATGTGTTAGCATTAGCTCCTGACACCACTGTGCACAAGTACAGCCTAAGAGAGCTGCTTGCATGGCTGTTGATTTACATCTAAATCTGCCAGACAACACAGCTTTAAATACTCaaagcttttctttttgaaaccattaaCTGGGGATGCCAAAGAGAAGTGTGCTTCTTCCCCATAAATGAATGCCCCTAGTTCCTCTCTGTGCTGTCTGCTGTCAGATATGGACACTGGTGGGAAAACTAACACGTCAGACAAATACAGGAAATGAGCAATCAGTCACCTCTTGTTTATTTCCTTTGAGAAATCACTTCtgatcatttttttaagaatcTCTATAGTCAGTCTATATCCACTTacattccacttctgggattgctacGTTTCCGCCATTCTGCCAGATTTCCCTctttttcggccggatgtccgttaccgtctgttttctttgtgttggaattttaaactccggtggattcatgaggactatggttaactgctcctaagatctctgtagggtaaatccagacagctagctagacacaatctgagttttctgttgcacgactgaaatattttttgaatttacacgttccaccaaaacaagttccttccagcgGCTATATAGCAGCAGCACCATGGCTCTGTCTGGCACTTAGCACAGcccaaaatgattgtgattggtctaAAGAAATGGTTCTCccataccagaatgctgtgtgccAGACCCTCTTTGgaagcactgtggaggagggtctagcAAAATGAGACTATGATTTGGCTAACTTGATTATAATTATTGCTCTAGTGTAAATATGACCTTTtatcctcttttcctctcctagGAGAGGCTGCAGGCGGATGAGGTGATCCAGGCGTTGGACACACAGTCTGTGTGGGGTCAAGGCCTCAACATCAACCCTAAAGATGAACTGTAGAAGCAGAAAAACAGCTTCACCCCCTCCCCTACTATCAAATCCTTCTATATATGTTAACTATTTATTGAAATGACCTTTGGATAAGaacttttctatttttgtacTGTTTGAAGTGCAAGATTAATAATGTTGTCATTGTTGTGTTgtcatttgtattttgtttttaatgtttctctACACACAAGTACTTGAGTTTACCTTTTGTTCTTTGTCTTTCCCTCCAGTGACAGATTctattagagaaaaaaaaaactatttactttgttttgttgtaccTGGTGAGTTAGCTGTTTTATGCTAGACTGATTTTATCTGTAATCTCACTGAACTGTGAAGAAGCTAAAGAGAAGAACGgcatttgactttttcttttttgctttgaGTTGTTCTTGTTCTGGACAACATATCCAATGGGTTTTATTCATAATTCACTGTGTACAGATATTAAAATATACCTTCATTTTAGTGGTCAGTAATTCAAAATAATTTACAACTGGTACTGTTACATATACATTATATCATTCAATAATACACAtatatgctgtattttttttttacagtcccagtaatcattttttttaacgtaGCCTGTGCACTGCTTTTCTAATTTTGGTACCTGATTTTCAAAAGCACTCCTACAAAGAGTTTAAGAAAAAGATGTGTTCTAATATGCTGAATATTTAATGATCATGCACTCTGTCCTTCTCTGTGTGTCAAGTTTGAAGCTGAAAATGTCTTCTGTCTACTTCtctgtcccttttcctcttgtTGTTGACGTGATAAATCACTCCGCTCCTTTCTGGGCACACAGCAGAATATACTGGTTTTACATGCTCACTGGCATAACAACATGGTGTTTATCttttactgttatttatgtatttttatgaatAGACAGCTGTCGTTGTAACTGTTGGCATTTCATATGAGGAACTTTTTTTGATAAAAGATGTCAATCATTCCTGTTTCAAGGAATACATATTTGTATCAATCTTTTATGTCTTTATATTTGTGTTGATAATACAGATGATAGGCCGAGTCTTGCACTGTAAATCTGATGGAGAGAAAGGTACAAAGAGTAGCTTTTTCCCTATGTAAATTCAAACCGCTAACCAAAATCTTAATCCTGTCGTTTAA contains these protein-coding regions:
- the p3h2 gene encoding prolyl 3-hydroxylase 2; translated protein: MDGNFSPAAIFSVVLLTVVLSSSTAFLEPCDLLYDKAVQAFSNGDYTNVVRYMEGALSSYTEVRHTKVRCRLRCQDQHPFDETFSDLRFTDVLLRRAACMNTCIEEKLGTQSVHKISEDVVQDFHRRIPYNYLQLAYQKLKQPEKAAAAAHTYFQANPEHVEMGQNLEQYKDLQGVKEDHFVDREARPHQRSFAAAVRLYDKGNYKGAIALFEEALVEYYKADSECRALCQWPQKFEGYDYLRYRYSLHELVSDHFTQVLHCEHECVRDLATRPGRLSPMENYLPLHYDYLQFAYFHMNRLDKALQCALTYLLFHKGEESMLDNVDYYREVLAHDGEPREEAAWYLRRHKQELELLLIGSKTMGVEFTEGNYWSSTGGREDSNRIPSGTDGWMEYVPISEKNVALAAPQRLKEGGPLVYDSVQLVQNSAALNGTQRVLLDHVISEEECLDLRHLAHAVTMAGDGYRGRMSPHTPNEKFEGATVLKTLQFGYEGRVPMRSARLFYDISERARRVIESYFLLNSTLHFSYTHLVCRTAITGQQDHRNDLSHPIHADNCLLDPEANECWKEPPAYTYRDYSALLYLNGDFEGGEFIFTEMDAKTVTASVKPTCGRMVGFSSGGENPHGVKAVTSGQRCAVALWFTLDPLFRELERLQADEVIQALDTQSVWGQGLNINPKDEL